The sequence GGAGTTCCTAAAGGCGCATACCCACCCGGATACTTCCTACGATGCGATAGACGGGATGTGCGTGGGGCTGGCCAAAAAGGTGCTAAGGAGCAACACGGCAAGGGTAGGGGAAGACCTGCTGCTCGCCGTGGATCTCGAAGGGACCTTCAGAAGGGGGAAACTCTTCAATGCTCTGGATTCGGTGGGGAAGAGGAGTAGAAAGGAGGTCCTGAGGCAGGTGGAGGGAATGGTAAAAGTAGCCGAGAGGGGACTGGCCTCCTCCTCCAAGGATGTGAGTGCCCCAGGCATCGTGGGCACGGCCGCCATGCTCTGTGAATACAGCAGGGTGGGGGCCGTGCTGGAGCTCGATCGCCTCCCCCTTCCCAAGGGGGTGGGGCTGGAGGAATGGCTCCTCACCTATCCCAGCACCTGCTATCTCCTCACCTCCAGCCGTCCGGAGGAATGTCTTGAGACCCTGAGGGCCCATGGGTTGGAAGCGGAGAGGGTGGGAAGGATCCTGCGGGAGAAGAAGGTGATCCTGAGACTCGGGGAAGAGGAGGGAACCTTCCTGGACCTCTCAAGGGAATCCGTTTTCGGCTTCAGGTGAACCTCACCCCAAAAACCCTCTCGGCGTTCTCCGTGGTGAGGCGGGCAACCTCCTCCCCATCCATCCCCTTCAGCTCCGAGAGGGCCTTCAGACTCCTCACCACGTCCTTGGGCCTGGCCTCCTTCCCACCGTACTTAACCGGGGAGTCCGTCTCCAAAAGGATCCTCTCCACCGGACAAACCTTGAGGGCGGAACGATGGGGTGGACTGTACTCCAGTGCGGGGGTGACGGAAAGGTAGTGACCCTGGTCCAAGATTTCGGCCACGAGCTCCTCCGGTCCGGAATACCAGTGAAAGACGGAGGGTGGGAGGTCCTTTCCCCTCACTTCCTCCAACACTTCCTTCCAAGCCCACCTCGCATGGAGGAGGAGGGGCTTTTCCCACTCCTCTGCTATCTTCACCACCTCCCTCAGCACCGCGCGCTGGAGTTCCGGTGGCTTCGGTATCTTCAGGTCCATCCCCACCTCTCCCAAAGCCACCACCCCTTCCACATGTTCCCTCAGGAACTCCAGCTCCCTTTCCGGTTCCCTTGGAAGGGACCAGGGATGAAGACCTATGGCCGGAAGGACGAAGTTCCTATGCTCCCTCGCCAACTGCAGGATCTTTCCATTGGATTCCCTCTCCATGCCCACCCCCACTACCGCCACCACTCCACATTCCCTCGCCTCCTGCAGCTCGCGCTCCAGCTCCGGAAGTTCGTCCAGATGGGAGTGGGTATCCACCAGCCTCAACGGGAAGAGATAAGAAAGAAGGGGAAAAAAGTTACGCTAGAAGGTCTTCGTTATTTCCCTCCCCAACATCAACCTGGCAATGGCGTTCTTCTGAACCTCCTTCGTGCCCTCGATGATTTCCAAACACTTCGCAAACCTGTACCAGCGGTCGATATCACTTTCCACGTACCCATATCCAGCCAACACATCCATGGCCAGATCGCAGGCCTGGACCGCCGTCCTTGCCCCGAACCATTTCGCCATCGAAGCCATCTTCACCGATTCCTCCCCGTAGACCGCAGGGTTCTCCCTCGCCTTCTGTACCAGCCAGGCGGTGCGGAAGCAGTGGGCCCTCAGCATTTCGATCTGCGTGGCCATCTCCACCAGCCTAAAGGCCAAGCCCTGGAAGCCCCCTATCTTCCTCCCGAAGGCCTCCCTTTCACCGCAGTAGGAAAGGGCTCTTTCGAAGGCGGCGTCCGCGGTGGCCAGACCCTGCCATCCGACGGCTGCCCTCGTGACATCCAAGAACATGAGCCCCAGGTAAAAGCCCCTGTTCAGGTTTGAGGGACCTCCGAGGATGTCGTCATCCGTGGCCCTCACATCGTTGAACCTCACCTCACAGGTGGGGGAAGCCAGCCAACCCATCTTGTCCTCGTACTTCCTAGCCTCGATAGCCTCGGACTTCTCTATCACGAACTCCGTCTGTCCCCTGTAGGGCCTATCCACCTTGGTATCCGTCTGGACTAGCGTCACAAAAACGGAAGCGGTGGTTCCGTTGGTGATGAACTGCTTCGTTCCGTTGATGATCCACTCATTCCCCCTCCTCTCAGCCCTCGTATCGAGGGTACGGGCGATGTCGCTCCCTCCCCCCGGCTCCGTAAAGCATCCGGCGGAGGTGATCTCACCCCTCGCCAGCTTGGGCAACCACTTGGCCTTTTGCTCGTGGGTCCCAAACTCCGCGATCATGTCCGCCCCAAAGATCCCGGCCAGAGTGGCCGCACCCACGGGAGGATCCGCCTTCACGATTTCGTACGTTACCAGCATGGCATCCAAAAAGGAAACACCCTGCCCCCCATACTCCTGGGGCCAGGTCATCCCCAAAAAGCCCTGCTGACCACATTTCCTGTACAGTTCCCAGGGAAATTCGTGTTTTTGCTCGTACTCCTTCGCCTTCGGCTTGATCTCCTTTAAGGCAAACTCCCTCGCCGTCTGCTGTATGAGTTTCTGTTCCTCCGTGAGCTCGAAATCCAAAGGCACGTTCTTTTTCCTCTCCTCTTTTTAAAAAATTTTCGATGGGTTTCCCATCCTGCCCAATCCGGCTTGACCTATCTACCCATCCTCGGTAGGTAACGACTCGATAGGTTAAATAAGGAGAAAGGGGGAAGGAAATTCACGTGAAGAGAAGGATTGAAGAAGTCTTAAACCAGCTGCGCCCCGAGCTCCAAGCCCATGGAGGAGACGTGGAGCTAGTGGAGGTTACTGAAGACAAGGTGGTGAAGGTGAGGCTCACTGGGGCGTGTGCGGGATGTCCCATGTCCGCCCTCACGCTGGCGATGGGTGTGGAGAGGGCCCTGAGGAGGGAAATCCCGGAGATAAAGGGAGTGGTGGCCGTTCCTTGAAGGGCTTATCCAAGGAAGTACTGATCTGCCCAAGGTGCGGGTTCAGGTTCAGCAAGTCCTATGCCAGGATAACGGCCTGCCGTGGTTGTACCCTTTCCGTCTCCTCCTGCTCGAGCATCAAATGTCCCAGCTGCGGACATGAATTTCCCGTGAGATGAGGGGTGGTTTTGGAAAGCAGGACTGAGGATCGTTCCAAGGAAAAAAGGTCTAGGATTGGACGCAGGATAGCGGTGTTGAGCGGAAAGGGAGGGGTGGGAAAGAGCACCTTCACCGCCAACCTAGCCCTTGCCTTTTCGGTGAAGGGCTACAGGGTAGGAGTGCTGGATGCCGACCTACACGGCCCAAGTATTCCCAAGCTCTTGGGGATGAGGGGAAGGAGGATGGAGGGCATCTTTCCCGTGGAGGGTCCGGCTGGGGTGAGGGTGGTCTCCCTCGACTTCCTCCTCCCGAGCGACGATACCCCCCTCATCTGGAGGGGGCCAATAAAAACCGTTGCCATCAAGCAACTGCTGGAGGAGGTGGAGTGGGGAGAGCTCGACCTCCTTCTCATCGACCTTCCACCAGGGACCGGGGACGAACCCCTGACCGTGATACAGGAACTCCCGGAGATGGATGGAGTCCTTCTCCTCACCTCCCCCTCCGAACTCTCCACCCTTGTGGTGGGAAGGGCGGTCGGTTTTTCCAAGAAAATGGGGGTGAAAATTCTAGGGGTGGTAGAAAACATGAGCGGATTCACCTGCCCCAAATGCGGGGAGACCCTAAGGATTTTCGGGGAGGGTGGGGGAAGGAGGATGGCCGAAGAGTTCGGAATACCCTTTCTCGGTGAAATCCCCCTTGACCCCAAGCTCTCCGAGGATTCCGATCGGGGGGAGCCCTTCATCCTGAAGAGACCCGAGGCCCCCGCAGCCAAGGCCTTCCTAGAACTGACCAGAAAACTCGAACAAGAACTGGACCTCAAGAAAATTTAGAAAAACCTTCCCAATTTGGTCTGTTCTCCGCCCGGTGAGCGCAAATCCTCCTCTCTGTATCCCAGCACCTCCATGATCCTCATCACGGCCGGAAGGACCTGATGCTCTATGTAGTAGTTGGCGTCGTATTCCATCCTTTCCGGATCGAAGTCCTCCACGGGTGTCGCCCTGTCGCTTATGCTTCCAGGACCCTTCACTTCCACATAGGCTATCATGGCCCCCGGCTCCACCGGGTATCCCTTCTGTCTGAGCTTCTTGGCCGCCACCACGTGGGGTCCTATCGCCCTATAGCTTTCTATGGGCATCTTCAGCTGGGTATAGATCACGAGGTCCTGCAGATCCACCCTCCCCTGCTGCAGCTCCCTCACCACCCTCTTGATGACCTCCGCGGCCTTCTTGGGTGATCCCTCCCTCAGGATGGCATCCAGCACCTCCTGCTGGGTGCGCTTGGCCACGGCTGCCCAGTCCCTGCGCACGAACTCCAAACCCTTCACAATGAGCCTCCCTTCCTCGTCTATCAGGGCATACCTCTTCTTGGTGATGAAGACTCCCCTCGGATAGAAACCCTCCAGTTCCAGTTCCATCACCCCGGGAAGTTCTCTGTTCACCTCCTCCAAGAACCTCAGGATCTCCCCCCTGCTCTTTTCCCCCATTTTACAGTACAGCCCATCGGTATCCGCATAAACCACCTCCATTCCCTCCCTCTCCGCCCTCGCTATGGTCTGATGGATGTAGTGCCTCCCCAAGCTGGTGATGCTCTCCGCACATTCCTTCGAATACCACCTGGCTCCGGCGTAACCGAACATCCCGTAAAAGGAGTTGGAGACGATCTTGAGGGCCATCTGACGGCTGTCCAGTTCCAAGTATTCTGGAGTCCCTGGTTTCAGCCTCTTCAGTTCTTTCTTGAGCTCTGCCCTCCTCTCTATCAGACGCTCCAGGATGGAGGGGACGAAACCTTTCCTCTTCCTACAGAACCTGTATCCCAGCTCCGGCACCACCGTGGCCTCTTCCGGTCCGCAGCAATCGCAGTTCAGGGTGGAGGGATCTATGTTGTGGGAGACGATGATGCTGGGATAAAGGGACCTGAAGTCGAAGGCCACCAGGTTCTCGTGGAGCCCGCGCTTGGGTTCCATCACATAGGCCCCCACATAGGTCTCCTCCATCCTCTCATCGAGCTCCTCACGCTTCGGCCTGGGCGGGACCAGCTCCCCCCACCCAAAGGCCTCCCTCACGAGCAACCATTCCACCAACTGTCCTGGCGTCATCCTGGTCACGTCGAAGAGGGTTTGTCCCACGAGCTTCGTCAGCTCGCGGAAGAGGGGAAGGAAGACCTGACCCAGCTCCAGGGTGGCCTGGGCATCGGAAAGGGAATATTCGAGCAAACGCTTCAGTTCCTCTCCCCCCTTCTCCCAGGCCCTCGCTATTCCTCCCATCTCGAAGTCCGGTTTTTCCTTCCCCAGCACGTGCCTGTACACGTCCTCTAGCGTGTAGTGGATGAGCCTGATGGCTCCT comes from Candidatus Hadarchaeales archaeon and encodes:
- a CDS encoding DNA-directed DNA polymerase; translation: MIVEGLLLDVDQAEEGLPFVTLYLKRGGRVEAILDRAFEPSFYLIAEDPHRAARMISKVEVQEKGRIIRPKGVEVVRRRKLGREMEVVRVVLEGPRDLTPLRHAIRELPGVKEFYGFDLPLTRQYLIERGLVPLEGVRVEGEEREGTLIATLPPEHRSGFQEELEMMSFDIEVYNPGGIPRSDRDPVIMVSLAAPDGFRKVLTWKEVEGAPDFVEVLGSEREMLERFVELVGERGVDLLLGYNTDFFDFPYLRERARRLGVELGLGREGGGAKTRRRKFATATRLPGRVHVDVYAMVNFLATIGAIRLIHYTLEDVYRHVLGKEKPDFEMGGIARAWEKGGEELKRLLEYSLSDAQATLELGQVFLPLFRELTKLVGQTLFDVTRMTPGQLVEWLLVREAFGWGELVPPRPKREELDERMEETYVGAYVMEPKRGLHENLVAFDFRSLYPSIIVSHNIDPSTLNCDCCGPEEATVVPELGYRFCRKRKGFVPSILERLIERRAELKKELKRLKPGTPEYLELDSRQMALKIVSNSFYGMFGYAGARWYSKECAESITSLGRHYIHQTIARAEREGMEVVYADTDGLYCKMGEKSRGEILRFLEEVNRELPGVMELELEGFYPRGVFITKKRYALIDEEGRLIVKGLEFVRRDWAAVAKRTQQEVLDAILREGSPKKAAEVIKRVVRELQQGRVDLQDLVIYTQLKMPIESYRAIGPHVVAAKKLRQKGYPVEPGAMIAYVEVKGPGSISDRATPVEDFDPERMEYDANYYIEHQVLPAVMRIMEVLGYREEDLRSPGGEQTKLGRFF
- a CDS encoding TatD family hydrolase → MDTHSHLDELPELERELQEARECGVVAVVGVGMERESNGKILQLAREHRNFVLPAIGLHPWSLPREPERELEFLREHVEGVVALGEVGMDLKIPKPPELQRAVLREVVKIAEEWEKPLLLHARWAWKEVLEEVRGKDLPPSVFHWYSGPEELVAEILDQGHYLSVTPALEYSPPHRSALKVCPVERILLETDSPVKYGGKEARPKDVVRSLKALSELKGMDGEEVARLTTENAERVFGVRFT
- a CDS encoding NifU family protein, which codes for MKRRIEEVLNQLRPELQAHGGDVELVEVTEDKVVKVRLTGACAGCPMSALTLAMGVERALRREIPEIKGVVAVP
- a CDS encoding acyl-CoA dehydrogenase family protein — protein: MPLDFELTEEQKLIQQTAREFALKEIKPKAKEYEQKHEFPWELYRKCGQQGFLGMTWPQEYGGQGVSFLDAMLVTYEIVKADPPVGAATLAGIFGADMIAEFGTHEQKAKWLPKLARGEITSAGCFTEPGGGSDIARTLDTRAERRGNEWIINGTKQFITNGTTASVFVTLVQTDTKVDRPYRGQTEFVIEKSEAIEARKYEDKMGWLASPTCEVRFNDVRATDDDILGGPSNLNRGFYLGLMFLDVTRAAVGWQGLATADAAFERALSYCGEREAFGRKIGGFQGLAFRLVEMATQIEMLRAHCFRTAWLVQKARENPAVYGEESVKMASMAKWFGARTAVQACDLAMDVLAGYGYVESDIDRWYRFAKCLEIIEGTKEVQKNAIARLMLGREITKTF
- a CDS encoding Mrp/NBP35 family ATP-binding protein — protein: MVLESRTEDRSKEKRSRIGRRIAVLSGKGGVGKSTFTANLALAFSVKGYRVGVLDADLHGPSIPKLLGMRGRRMEGIFPVEGPAGVRVVSLDFLLPSDDTPLIWRGPIKTVAIKQLLEEVEWGELDLLLIDLPPGTGDEPLTVIQELPEMDGVLLLTSPSELSTLVVGRAVGFSKKMGVKILGVVENMSGFTCPKCGETLRIFGEGGGRRMAEEFGIPFLGEIPLDPKLSEDSDRGEPFILKRPEAPAAKAFLELTRKLEQELDLKKI
- a CDS encoding AIR synthase-related protein; its protein translation is MPALRSLIQKLKTFKPLLRKSYIFELMGIVGSRSLEDAGFVEVGGRTVVVSCDGILEEVVKTFPKLAGYYSVLVNVQDVVSKGAKPVGFLYVLSSSSARVRKEITEGIREGLGKFDLEFLKAHTHPDTSYDAIDGMCVGLAKKVLRSNTARVGEDLLLAVDLEGTFRRGKLFNALDSVGKRSRKEVLRQVEGMVKVAERGLASSSKDVSAPGIVGTAAMLCEYSRVGAVLELDRLPLPKGVGLEEWLLTYPSTCYLLTSSRPEECLETLRAHGLEAERVGRILREKKVILRLGEEEGTFLDLSRESVFGFR